Proteins from one Toxotes jaculatrix isolate fToxJac2 chromosome 13, fToxJac2.pri, whole genome shotgun sequence genomic window:
- the nup42 gene encoding nucleoporin NUP42 isoform X1, which produces MTVCNFFLQGRCRYGEKCWNEHPRGGNRGGGGGGRGGGYSNNNSYGGSSGQQQSRGGGGSGFGNRVWVNPNQQKGGYIQPSSFSSHGGDDWGRGGGGGGGRRDNVRSSDFSFSGQNRFSTLSTPSSFDRGGRGGGQGGTTGDDEDDKKLECIQMDMEIWESSRQWCFSCYSSSKMPLSGFTDLSPEELRLEYYSTRASGDLQGYINGVNQLLNQWRSRVRELRVMNPPTRAAVLAELNNPAPQASSSGFGSVTATGFGSSTTDFGNKGFGAPAPGQASSFSFAAATGGFGSSAAPSSSAGFGSAPTQPPSGFGSSSAPSASTFSFAAPTTNKPAATSGFGSASGFSFSSTANTGGGFGSGFGAEAPAAAGSSSIFAGQMSGGFGTAAAPPAAGAGSAGGASDSLFSPESKLTPEELNQFKAKRFTLGQIPLKPPPADMLVV; this is translated from the exons ATGACAGTGTGCAACTTCTTTCTTCAGGGCCGTTGTCGTTACGGCGAAAAATGTTGGAATGAGCACCCGAGGGggggaaacagaggaggaggaggaggtggacgaggaggaggttacagcaacaacaacagctacggCGGCTCCTCCGGTCAGCAGCAGtccagaggaggtggagg TTCAGGGTTCGGGAACAGAGTTTGGGTGAATCCTAACCAGCAAAAAGGAGGCTATATCCAGCCTTCATCCTTCTCCTCTCATGGAGGTGATGACTGGGGccgaggaggaggtggaggtggagggagaagagaTAACGTGAGGAGCTCTGATTTCAGCTTCTCTGGTCAGAACAGATTTTCCACACTTAGTACTCCTAGTTCCtttgacagaggaggaagaggaggaggacaaggtgGAACAactggtgatgatgaagatgacaaaAAACT GGAGTGCATTCAGATGGACATGGAGATTTGGGAGAGTTCACGACAGTGGTGCTTCTCATGTTATTCAAGCTCCAAGATGCCTTTATCTG GTTTCACCGATCTCTCTCCAGAGGAGCTCAGACTGGAGTATTATTCCACAAGAGCCTCAGGAGATCTGCAGGGTTAT atTAATGGTGTCAATCAGTTACTCAACCAATGGAGAAGCAGAGTGAGGGAACTGAGGGTTATGAATCCACCCACCCGTGCAGCTgtg CTCGCAGAGTTAAACAACCCAGCACCTCAGGCATCTTCAAGTGGCTTTGGCTCAGTGACAGCAACTGGATTTGGATCCTCAACAACTGACTTTGGAAACAAAG GCTTTGGAGCTCCGGCACCAGGGCAGGCCAGCAGTTTCAGCTTCGCTGCTGCAACTGGTGGATTTGGTTCCTCAGCTGCACCGTCATCATCAGCCGGTTTTGGTAGTGCTCCTACACAGCCTCCCTCTGGATTtggttcctcctctgctccttcagCTTCAACTTTCTCCTTCGCCGCTCCGACCACCAACAAACCAGCAGCCACTTCAGGGTTTGGCTCTGCCTCTGGATTCAGCTTCAGCTCTACAGCAAACACCGGAGGAGGATTTGGGAGTGGCTTTGGGGCTGAAgcacctgctgcagcaggaagcagcagcattTTTGCTGGACAGATGAGCGGAGGGTTTGGGacagctgctgctccacctgctgcaggaGCCGGGTCTGCCGGTGGGGCGTCGGACAGTCTGTTTTCACCTGAGAGCAAACTAACTCCAGAGGAACTGAATCAGTTTAAGGCTAAGAGGTTCACTCTCGGTCAGATTCCTTTAAAGCCTCCTCCAGCTGACATGCTGGTAGTGTGA
- the nup42 gene encoding nucleoporin NUP42 isoform X2, which produces MTVCNFFLQGRCRYGEKCWNEHPRGGNRGGGGGGRGGGYSNNNSYGGSSGQQQSRGGGGFGNRVWVNPNQQKGGYIQPSSFSSHGGDDWGRGGGGGGGRRDNVRSSDFSFSGQNRFSTLSTPSSFDRGGRGGGQGGTTGDDEDDKKLECIQMDMEIWESSRQWCFSCYSSSKMPLSGFTDLSPEELRLEYYSTRASGDLQGYINGVNQLLNQWRSRVRELRVMNPPTRAAVLAELNNPAPQASSSGFGSVTATGFGSSTTDFGNKGFGAPAPGQASSFSFAAATGGFGSSAAPSSSAGFGSAPTQPPSGFGSSSAPSASTFSFAAPTTNKPAATSGFGSASGFSFSSTANTGGGFGSGFGAEAPAAAGSSSIFAGQMSGGFGTAAAPPAAGAGSAGGASDSLFSPESKLTPEELNQFKAKRFTLGQIPLKPPPADMLVV; this is translated from the exons ATGACAGTGTGCAACTTCTTTCTTCAGGGCCGTTGTCGTTACGGCGAAAAATGTTGGAATGAGCACCCGAGGGggggaaacagaggaggaggaggaggtggacgaggaggaggttacagcaacaacaacagctacggCGGCTCCTCCGGTCAGCAGCAGtccagaggaggtggag GGTTCGGGAACAGAGTTTGGGTGAATCCTAACCAGCAAAAAGGAGGCTATATCCAGCCTTCATCCTTCTCCTCTCATGGAGGTGATGACTGGGGccgaggaggaggtggaggtggagggagaagagaTAACGTGAGGAGCTCTGATTTCAGCTTCTCTGGTCAGAACAGATTTTCCACACTTAGTACTCCTAGTTCCtttgacagaggaggaagaggaggaggacaaggtgGAACAactggtgatgatgaagatgacaaaAAACT GGAGTGCATTCAGATGGACATGGAGATTTGGGAGAGTTCACGACAGTGGTGCTTCTCATGTTATTCAAGCTCCAAGATGCCTTTATCTG GTTTCACCGATCTCTCTCCAGAGGAGCTCAGACTGGAGTATTATTCCACAAGAGCCTCAGGAGATCTGCAGGGTTAT atTAATGGTGTCAATCAGTTACTCAACCAATGGAGAAGCAGAGTGAGGGAACTGAGGGTTATGAATCCACCCACCCGTGCAGCTgtg CTCGCAGAGTTAAACAACCCAGCACCTCAGGCATCTTCAAGTGGCTTTGGCTCAGTGACAGCAACTGGATTTGGATCCTCAACAACTGACTTTGGAAACAAAG GCTTTGGAGCTCCGGCACCAGGGCAGGCCAGCAGTTTCAGCTTCGCTGCTGCAACTGGTGGATTTGGTTCCTCAGCTGCACCGTCATCATCAGCCGGTTTTGGTAGTGCTCCTACACAGCCTCCCTCTGGATTtggttcctcctctgctccttcagCTTCAACTTTCTCCTTCGCCGCTCCGACCACCAACAAACCAGCAGCCACTTCAGGGTTTGGCTCTGCCTCTGGATTCAGCTTCAGCTCTACAGCAAACACCGGAGGAGGATTTGGGAGTGGCTTTGGGGCTGAAgcacctgctgcagcaggaagcagcagcattTTTGCTGGACAGATGAGCGGAGGGTTTGGGacagctgctgctccacctgctgcaggaGCCGGGTCTGCCGGTGGGGCGTCGGACAGTCTGTTTTCACCTGAGAGCAAACTAACTCCAGAGGAACTGAATCAGTTTAAGGCTAAGAGGTTCACTCTCGGTCAGATTCCTTTAAAGCCTCCTCCAGCTGACATGCTGGTAGTGTGA